A window of the Gossypium hirsutum isolate 1008001.06 chromosome A05, Gossypium_hirsutum_v2.1, whole genome shotgun sequence genome harbors these coding sequences:
- the LOC107913969 gene encoding uncharacterized protein: MSITTSSSSAFKLICLLHSAVALSSGSLMMFDMKGIYTFTHGIETATKLLGSSPHDQLLIRTSDSFSGLLLFAIGFLLFMVSFVKDKSFQSFFAKGCTVLHVIVAMWRFWFERRVEDLAWDWLRQTVGDILLGLSWVFFLVYSWREKYD, encoded by the coding sequence ATGTCGATCACCACATCATCATCGTCAGCCTTCAAGCTGATCTGTCTCCTCCACTCGGCGGTCGCCTTATCAAGCGGCTCGCTCATGATGTTCGACATGAAGGGAATCTACACCTTCACCCACGGGATCGAGACCGCCACGAAACTCCTGGGCTCCTCCCCGCACGATCAGCTGTTGATCCGGACATCCGATTCTTTCTCGGGTTTGCTCCTGTTCGCGATTGGGTTCTTGCTGTTCATGGTCTCTTTTGTGAAAGACAAAAGCTTTCAATCCTTCTTTGCCAAAGGCTGCACGGTCTTGCATGTTATCGTGGCCATGTGGAGGTTCTGGTTCGAGAGAAGAGTGGAGGATTTGGCTTGGGATTGGCTTAGACAAACTGTTGGCGACATTTTATTGGgtctctcttgggttttctttttgGTTTACTCTTGGAGAGAAAAGTATGACTAG
- the LOC107913971 gene encoding 50S ribosomal protein L21, mitochondrial has protein sequence MAHRRCLLSLARHATAIISQKKMPPLSAVEVLTRKPNPAITIPNSELSWFSLWSHSRHFSSSKSEDSETEVEVEMEEASDVEAEHDNAASDLGRDYSPVEKEAEAAAIGYKVLGPLQRSDRVFKDYEPVFAVVQIGSHQFKVSNGDSIFTERLKFCEVNDKLILNKVLLLGSPTQTIIGRPILPDAAVHAVVEEHALDAKVIIFKKKRRKNYRRTKGHRQELTKLRITDIQGIEKQEIKTDGKPLKAAVKNPEKIAAAV, from the exons ATGGCTCATCGACGGTGCCTTCTATCACTGGCCCGCCACGCCACGGCTATCATTTCTCAGAAAAAGATGCCGCCTCTGTCCGCCGTCGAAGTCCTAACCCGAAAACCGAATCCGGCAATAACCATCCCCAATTCGGAGCTCTCATGGTTTAGCCTCTGGTCCCATTCTCGTCACTTCTCATCCAGCAAAAGCGAAGATAGCGAGACCGAAGTGGAAGTGGAAATGGAGGAGGCCAGCGATGTGGAAGCAGAGCACGACAACGCGGCATCGGATTTAGGTAGGGATTACTCGCCTGTGGAGAAGGAGGCGGAGGCTGCTGCTATTGGGTACAAAGTGCTGGGCCCTCTCCAGCGTTCCGACCGGGTATTCAAAGATTATGAGCCAGTTTTCGCAGTGGTTCAG aTTGGATCGCACCAGTTTAAGGTGAGCAACGGAGATTCAATTTTCACGGAGAGATTGAAATTCTGCGAAGTCAATGACAAG TTGATTTTGAACAAGGTCCTCTTGCTGGGATCACCTACCCAAACTATTATCGGTAGGCCTATACTTCCGGATGCAGCTGTTCATGCTGTTGTCGAGGAGCAT GCATTAGATGCTAAGGtgattatttttaagaaaaagagaaggaagaattacCGTCGAACCAAAGGACATCGTCAG GAACTGACTAAGTTGAGAATAACCGATATACAAGGAATTGAAAAACAAGAAATCAAAACCGATGGGAAGCCACTAAAGGCAGCTGTTAAGAATCCAGAGAAGATTGCTGCTGCTGTTTGA